A region from the Thalassophryne amazonica chromosome 2, fThaAma1.1, whole genome shotgun sequence genome encodes:
- the tlnrd1 gene encoding talin rod domain-containing protein 1, which produces MASGGSGKSASEGSSGAPGGGLQQRKRLSSICDTCKAKMQLVADLLLLSSEIRPIMTAEGVAMADTFDQCRDTVIARTKELSILTHDIQSQLNMGRFHEVGDRLLEMADLVVSLTECSAHAAYLAAAETPGCQPCLPGLVDRYKVTRCRHEVEQSCSILRITPLPDLTPQLLLELSQNISTNLKTLTDISSLASEKSKDRFSKEQFKLSVKSMSTSGTAFLACVKEVKTQPSELTRNRCVLFSAALVQAVNTLVGFATEPQFLGRAAAVTAEGKGVQTAVLGGAMSVVSACVLLTQGLRDVAQHPENSSKMSDYRERLRNSACAVSDGCTLLTQALRERSSPRTLPPVQSHSVN; this is translated from the coding sequence ATGGCGAGTGGGGGATCTGGAAAGTCAGCGAGCGAGGGATCGAGTGGCGCACCCGGTGGAGGTTTGCAACAGAGGAAGCGACTCTCCTCCATCTGTGACACGTGTAAGGCCAAGATGCAGCTGGTCGCtgacctcctcctgctgtccagcGAGATCAGGCCCATCATGACCGCCGAAGGCGTGGCCATGGCTGACACCTTTGACCAGTGTCGCGACACGGTCATCGCCAGGACTAAAGAGCTGTCCATCCTCACCCACGACATCCAGAGCCAGCTCAACATGGGCCGCTTCCACGAGGTGGGAGACCGCTTGTTGGAGATGGCGGACCTGGTGGTGTCGCTGACCGAGTGCTCGGCCCACGCCGCGTACCTGGCTGCTGCGGAGACCCCCGGCTGTCAGCCCTGCTTGCCAGGTCTGGTGGACCGTTACAAGGTTACCCGCTGTCGACATGAGGTGGAGCAAAGCTGCAGCATCCTCAGAATTACACCCCTGCCAGATCTTACGCCCCAGCTGCTCCTGGAGCTCTCTCAAAAcatctccaccaacctgaagactcTGACAGACATCTCGTCGCTGGCCAGCGAGAAGTCCAAGGATCGCTtttcaaaagaacagttcaaactgAGCGTCAAGAGTATGAGCACCAGCGGCACTGCTTTCCTGGCATGTGTGAAGGAGGTGAAAACCCAGCCTAGTGAGCTGACCAGGAACCGTTGTGTTCTCTTCAGTGCTGCTCTGGTCCAGGCTGTCAACACCCTGGTCGGGTTTGCCACTGAGCCTCAATTCCTGGGCAGAGCTGCGGCAGTCACAGCTGAGGGGAAAGGTGTCCAGACTGCTGTTCTGGGAGGGGCCATGAGCGTGGTCTCAGCCTGTGTCCTTCTCACTCAGGGCCTGCGGGATGTAGCCCAGCACCCAGAGAACAGTTCCAAAATGTCTGATTACCGGGAACGTCTACGTAACTCGGCCTGTGCGGTATCAGATGGTTGCACTCTGCTCACTCAGGCACTCAGGGAACGTTCATCTCCGAGGACGCTGCCACCAGTCCAATCTCATTCTGTGAATTAG